The Syngnathus scovelli strain Florida chromosome 19, RoL_Ssco_1.2, whole genome shotgun sequence region CAGGGCGACTACGGCGAGTTTGTCATCAAGGACCCGGACGAGGTGGCCCGCCTGTGGGGTGCCCGCAAGTGCAAGCCGCAGATGAACTACGACAAGCTGAGCCGCGCCCTCAGGTCAGGCCACAAATGGTTGAGTTGATGTTAAATTTCTAAGAATATCATTTGATGCCATTGTTGGTAGCAACATCTGCCACTGTTGTTTTGGGTAATGGGATCGTTTCATTTTTGGCGGTGTGGTTTCGCTGTTCCTTTTGTGGTACCAACATTTAGCCACATTTTTAAGTGCATTTAAACTATTTTGAACTTTGTCCATTTCCCACTAGACATAAAAATCTGAGTAAGTCATAGCTCCATTTTACTCAGCCATCGCGATTCCCAAAATATGCTAGCAGGTGCTAACGGCTAACCAGTTAGCAACTTGTATCTAtacgcgtttttttttctttttctgctgtATATTTTATGACTGTGGAAAACCTCTGAAGACGGACACACTTTTCTTCGGATGGAAAAGAACATTATAAAATAAAAGATGCTTCATAAAATGACGTTAGTCTCCTGGCAAACACCGAAATGGACATCATCATTTTTGCTTCTCATTTCCAGGGTTGCGCTTGCTCATATTCCTCACTACTTGTCTGTCATGCGCCTCACAACCGGTCCAGATCAGATTGAGTCAATGGTGACGGACCATTCTAGAAACGTTCCCTCGGCCTATGACGTcgtcattgttgttgttgttttctttaagGGACGGTCTGTTCTCTTGCTGTACATatctcgcacacacactcactgttTGTCATCCGTGTCGCCGCCTGTGTTGTAGGCTGGTGTGGGTTCCAATTGCCGGATGAGTTGCGCTGtcttgttacacacacacacacacacacacacacacacacacacacatgcgcttcACACCTTGTTATATGTCAGCCCTCCTCCGGCCCATCTGCGCCTTATTTGCagctctccctttttttttttttttccttcatgtcAAGCGGGAATGTCGCAGTCACTCGTGACTTGGGCGCTCGGAGCCGGCGGCGCGCTCCGGCTCAGGGAAGTTCAAGCGGTCTTCAAAGCCAGACGGGGTCGCCCAATGTCCACCCGGCGCTATGTGTGTGTTCTTTCGCGCGTACGTGTCTGACTTCGCCGCAGCGCTTTCCAGGAGCCGCGCGTCCGGCAAGCCTGACGCCACCCACGTCTGGCTTTTATTTTGAGTGCTCGTCGCTTGGATACACTCATCAGAcacttgattaggtacaccttcacTGTGTAATCAGAGCAGATCGGCAATCTGACAACAATAATGCTGATGACAAATTTCCGTCCATCCATCGTTCTCTGTCTTGTCAAGCATGGCTGCCTCAGTAAGATTATTGAGAGCCATGACCACCAAAATTCATGTTGCTAAGTCATGCTAGCTTCAGAGGGTGAATTTTCAAAAAGATGATTTGAGCACCAACACTCATTTGTGActcccacgtcactcaccaggcAAATAAGTGGACAACAATAATACCTGCACCCCACATGCACATTTTCTTGTCCTTCATAAAGTGTCGTGCGACATTAAGTAGATTTAATGGAGGCAGATGAAATCTTTGCCATTTGTTGACATCAGAATGTGTGAATGTGCCCAGCGTGTGGAAAATGAGAATAAAGTCCTCCCAGAATTGAGTTATAGCTGCTCACAATGGGGCAAGAGACTCTGCTGAATCAAAGTCCGGAGGCTCGCTGGCTGTGTGACTCACGCGGGGCCATTTGATCATCTTGTTAGATGAGCTGTCAGGCGCTCGCTCTTCACTCCTCCACCTTCTCTCGTCGTGACTCACGCCACCTCACTTCCTTCATGTATGGAACCACATGTTCTTGCCACGGGGGTTGGAGTGGAGTTGCGAAGGTGGGGGGTCGACATGTCCTGGAACGTCCTGTGAatcggagaggaggaggaggagttggCGGGTGGCGTTATGACGTTGCTGTGATGTCGCCCCCACAGGTACTACTACAACAAGAGGATCCTCCACAAGACCAAAGGCAAGCGCTTCACCTACAAGTTCAACTTCAATAAACTGGTGCTGGTCAACTACCCCTTCATCGACATGGGCTCAGGTACATTCAATAAAGTGTGTCGTGATGTCATCATGACAACCTGACCCAcacactccctccctccatacCTCCCCGTCCCCCACCTCAAGTGGTCTCTGTTCTGTTCCAGTGTAAACAGGGCCCATATGGAGCTGACTTAAGTGCTGCACGATACTTTAATTATAGTATGTGTGATGCGGCCCACGCGTGTCGGGAtgttacatacacacacgcgtgccCACGTCAGTCTGTGCAGATTGTCGcattcacacacatacacgcacacacagacagtgGCAGTCCAGTGTGGGAAGGAGAGGAACCCAGCCCATGTTTGTAATGGCAGCGAGAGCAACTTTTCCAGTATTTAATTCTGGCAGGCGCACGCAGGCCAAAAATTTATTGCAGTGCCACAGTTTTGCTGGAAGGCGCCccgcggggggggggaggcggagAGCAGTTCTAGAGGCGTTGGGGCTGAGAAAAGGGGCACCCATCTTGGATCCATTTTCTCCaacaagggagggggggggggggctatttaGTAAGAATTAATCTTTGTGTTGTTTACAGAGAAGGCCAGTTTATTACCGGGGTTATGTTCCAAATATCAGGAGAAGACCCAGAAGGgaaagcaacacaaaaacaaatgtgttcAATAATGGCATTTTAATTGTCATTTGCAAAGAGGAAAAAATTGATTCATACCGGAAGTGGTATTCTTGGAAATAGAAAAATTGTTTAAGGCCGTATTGGCCGGCCTTTCCCTCTCATATGATTTTAGTGCTTTTAGCTTCCAGCAAACCTTCTTGGCATCAGATGCATCGATGCGACGCTTGTGGTATTATTTGTCTTCTCTCGCCCACAAATTCCCAAACAAGTCAAGTTTTGTATCCGCGGCCAAAACCTCACATGGTTTGTTCTTAATGATTTTTTTACGATCGGTTCCAGAAAATGATTAGAAACACAAGAGCAGTGAGTCACTGTGGAAGGATGGTGTTGATCCACAACACTCGCTCGTCTTTCTTTGCTCATTGTCATGTCTCATTGTCTCGTGGCAGGTCGCGGCGTCCCGCAGAGCGCCCCACCCGTCCCGAGCGGGGGCACCCACTTCCGCTTCCCCCCCTCAACGCCATCGGACGTGCTGTCGTCCAGCGAGGAGCTTCGCAGTCCAGGCGTGTTCAGCAACGTGGCGCGTCGCATGGCCCGCGGCTCTGTCAGCGACTGCAGCGACGGCACCTCCACCAACTCTGAGCTCGAGGAGGCGGTGGGGGCCGAAGAGCGGGGCGCAGGGCCCGAGAGGGCCTTCCGAGGGCTCCTCCCACCCCGCCTGCCTCACGAGTCTCTCTTCAGGCTCTACGGCGGCGGGCCCAACCCGGCGGGTCTACCCAGACCTCATAGGGTCCACCCAGAGCCTCTTTCTCCCTTCCCCGTGTCCCCCCTGCCGGGCCCTGGGGGGCTGCTGGCGCCGACTCTGTCCCCGGCCCTCTCCATGACCCCCACCCCACACCTGCCTTACACGCCCTCCccgtccctcccctcccccatgATGGGCTCCCACTTCTCCTTCAACCCGGAGGACATGAAGCACTACCTTCAGGCCCACACCCAGTCTGTCTACAACTACCACCTCAGCCCCCGCGCCTTCCTCCACTACCCCAACATCGTTATCCCGCAGCCCCACCGCCCCACCCCGGAGAAGCCAGCCCCCCACCATCTTCACGCCGCGTCCCTGGCACTCTCCCATTCGCTGGGAGGGCAGCCGGGGGGCAGCGCGGGTGAGGAGGCCTTCAAGTTTAAGCTGCAGCCGCCACCTCTCGGACGCAAACAGAGGGAGGCGGGAagctcgccggcggcggcgTCCTCCTCCTCGGCGGCCGGACAGTCCTCCTTGTTCACGGCTACGCCCAAGATCAAGGTGAGCACTTGAACCCAAATGTTCAACCAAACTATTTCATTGAACACGTcctctagcttaatgctaactgaTAGTTAGAAATGCCAATGACACGCCAACAGAAATTAGCATAGCTGTTGTCGTAATTCGAAACCTTCAAAAAATTGCGACTTTAACACACAAGGAGCAACAACGCTTACAAATTCTCACTGAATTGTACTGCATCTATATCAGCAGCTCATGTTGATAACAATGGACCTTTACCACTTTCAGGTGGAACCCATATCCGACATCGAGTCAGAGGAGGAAGTGGAAGTGACCGACATTAGTGAGGAAGATGAGTTGAACCCCGAAGATGATGACATCTTCGCACCTGTACCCAATCATCAGCTCAACAATCAATTAAAGGCCAATggtagcccccccaccccctaccTGCAGCCGCCCTCTCACCCCGACTACAACCCGGGCCCTGACTACGATGACGAGGAGGAAGTCTTCAAGACTCCGGCCACTCCGCCTCTCAGCGCGGGCCACTCGGCATTCCCGCTGCTCAGTCTGAAGACGGAGCCGGCCCCGGCGGCCTCCGATGGCACCCGCTGCATCCCGCTCAAGCTGCGCTTCAAGCGGCGCTGGAGCGAGGACCAGAAAATGGAGGCGGACGGCGAGCGGGAAGAGGCAGAGGACAAAAAGGTGAGGGCCGAGGGACGCGAGGAGGTAGAGGAAAGAGAGGGCTCGGTAGACAACGAGGGAAGACGGGGTCTGATTTTGGGCTTGATGATGCCCCCGCCGCCCACCCAGCGCAGAGCCAGCTCAGAGCTGCAGAGAGCCACTGCCCAGTTGTCTCTGGAGAACGCCAGCTGCTGAGACACCAAGGCTACAAGTCATGACGGgaacagtttctttttttttttcttttttttaaattgtggccATTTAGACGAACTGGGTTCAAAATGCTAATTTGTGGCCAGGAAATATTTATAACATACGCACAAAATACTTGATGGGTTTCGTATCATTCCGGTAAGTTAAGAGATCAGAGCTGGCAGTTTGAGGGAATTTACCCCTAAAATGGTCAATTtgaccaaaatggctgacttcctgtgtGTTTTCAGGCCTGGCGACTTGAGACTTTTTAGCCGGTCTACTCATAATAATCATGCCTCCCAAACTGGTTTCGTGGGCTGACAACTGCAATCTACAATACGACTCGTGGCACCATTTGCCTGCTTAACTGTActattatcatttatttattatctttttttttttctgcccacACACCTAATTTGTGGCCACATAAGAGTGCTTGTTTAAGCGACTTCCGGGCCGCCCCAACTATTAATGCAGAAAAATGGCGGTTGTTCATTATTGGCGAAAGCATTTCTTGACCACAAATTAGCATTTTGTTTGTATGTTATATCAATATTATGACCACAATTTTTAGGTGTAGGTGTCTTTGTTCAAACACTCCTCCAAGGGCAACAAGTTTGATTTTGTACCACCATTTGACTTTGATTGGCTGAGAAGAAAACATCATTGGACTGAATGGAATCACCATTTTGGGGGCCTTTGGCAAGCCCTCCATTTTGTTGACTTGCCAGAAGTGCCTCACTACGGTTTACAAGCCGGCTTCCAGACTAAAGCAAGATCCCGAGCGTCGTGGCCGGGAACATTCCGGACGCTACGGATCTGTTTCTTCCTGGACGGGGGCACGTTTGTGCGCTTTCAGGAAATGACTCAGACTTGCTGCCAGCCGGCCTTGTTGAGCTGACGGGGCGGACATTTTGTCCCTTCAGCTTACGAAAAAACTTAAGCGTTTTTGAAGCTTTGGCGAATCCTGTCGTCATTCCCGTCGTTTTGAAAGACTCCCAGCTTAGCGTGTTGCggtgttttgggggcattttgttTCTCCAAGCCAAAAAGCCGaacgcttatttttttttttattttattggcaACAAGCGCAGTTGATGGATGTCGTTTTCTTTGAAGCGCTGAATGAATGTCAAAAAGCAAAACTCAGGCAGAGAGCTTATTTTTCTTGACTTAACAAATATATTTTACCAATTTAAACCAATTTAAATCCAAACAAGTGTGCCTTTCGAAGCACCACATACCGACATGCCTTCTGTTTTTAAACATCAAACTACACACTATATATATTTTAGTCACAAAAAGAATCCAATAGTTATATTTCAAGATTGTCGTTTGATACAAATCGGGAAACTAAAACCTATTTTTCATGCTGaagatgtatgtgtgtatatataaatacaatatatatattctaTATAACGCCCAGTGTATTACCACGCCTTTGCCTTCTCCTGCTGCCCTTagagtttatatttatattgaaaAATATGAAAGAAGCAACAGTCAGGGCCCACGGTAACATGACAACAACATAGAATGGCGCATACAAAGCTGGTGCCACACTCtgattggctgtgacatcaattgttgacacacatgcacacacacacacgcagtgtgAGATGACATCACAGTCATCGCTATAGAAACGACACACGCCCTTTCCACAAACACTCACAGGAAATGACATCACTAAACCTCAGCGCCGAGTGGAGAGCGCGGGACTTCCCATATAATGACTCGTTCGGTGTGTATGTGCGTATGTGAATGTGCGTGTTTGCCTGTCTGAGTGCAAACGCGTGCTTGTGTCAATTAGTTTCCGCAGTTCCACATCGAAAGCTCGCTGCggttttgcacatttttgtcatcTTGGCCAGAGAACGTGCTATTTTGactcttaaatttaatttaaaacaaaGTTGACAGAACctcatccatttttattttaagtagCACTTCGCGCTACCTGTCTGCTCACAAAAACATCACAAcaaccccccccttcctccacacatGCATATCTTACTGTTACTATTGTAATGATATCGTATCGTAATATTAACCAGCTTATTTCGTACGTACTCTTGCTCAGatgctttttgcttttttttttttttctgtgaatgATTCTCTTTTGTTACCATTTGCACTCTTTCTTTCTAGTGGAcctttgttttgggtttttttacaattttttttttttttttttttaccaccaaCGTGTAACCCAGGAAACTATGGTTttctcttatttttttaattactgtTATTAAtgcggtgtgtgtgtatatatatttttttccatctttggAGGAttctgtaagaaaaaaaagtgtttttaaaaaaaaaaaaaaaaagagcattgtAATGTTTAACTGTTGTTATTCCAGGCGTCTCCTCAGCTGTCAACATGATTGGCGGCTTCGTGGAGGACGGGGAGACAACCGCTCAATGTTTCTCTTTTTATGTGTTCATCTTCACGTGTAATTAAAACAATAATCAGGGTTCattaataaaatgtcaaaattggtttttatttttggttttgtgtgttttatgtTGGCACCAGCAGCAGGTCTGGAGAGTTTGCGTTGTTAGCATCGTCACACTGAGCATAGCCGCCAGCTAATGCTAGCATTTAGTGCCTTTTTTGGAGttgataaaatgtatttatttgactACTGATGACACatttgcttttaatttgaaTGTCTTAGGGGAAACTACTGTTATTGCCGCGTCGTGGCGCAAAGGTATGTTAAGACAGGAAAACCTATTAAAATGTTGTGATTGCTTGTTTTTTCATTCCGTGCCCTGGAGCACAGCAGCCATTTTAATAATGTGATGTTTTTCAATGTGTTTTTTGTGCGTCTTCTGTCAAGCAGACTTTCTTACCTATTGTTGCAGTACATGGGAATCTTTTGGGACATATTAAAACTCTTTGTGTGAGTGTTTAGAGCAGGATGACACCATGTCACACTTTGTCCTCCCTCATCTGCCGGGGATATAAATGCTTCCTTTGACGTCTTGGGCCCAAAGATTTTTGTGGTGCTGTCAACAAAATGGAGGTGAGATTTTTTTCCAGCTACCATCCTCAGGGAATGTTGAAATGGTTCAGCTGTCCTAATTTTGATTACAGCTGAACCTGTCAAAGAAGGACATGTTACTTGCCTCTTGTGGCATCACCCATTTtctgattatttaaaaaaaaagacctttaattatttgcaaaaaaaactttctaacgCTCCTGTCTTGAGACCAAAGTACTGTCAATATGAAAGTATTGCTTTGGTTCCATATTATAGCATTATAGTGCTACCCCAAGCACTGAATTTGAAATGCGTTGACGAGCTTCATAGTGCTTTTTAGGGGGGTTAATGCTGGTATAAAAACGCGTAAGCTTCTGTCACACTAACTTTGGCTCCCCCTGGTGCCACTGTGTAGTATGCAGCTCTTTACAGCTCACTTCACATTAGACTGAGTTTGTAATAATATTGCAGATATTATCTGAGTAATAAATCAATTGTCACATTACAGCGGGATAATTGACATCATCACCCTGCAGAGAGTTTCTCCGCCAACATCACTAGCCAAAATTCCCCAGCAAAAGAACCACTTTGACGTGACAGCCAAAACGCTACCATGTATTATTAGCACAAAGTTAGCATTTGCTAACAGTTACCAGAATTGGCTTCCGATCGACTAAGTTGTCATTTTGGAGGTTAGTAATATTTGTTTGACTTCATTATTGAATGAGTGTAATATACAGTTGTTTTTTCCTTTAGCCGTTATGCTAAAATAATTACTCTCTCCACTTGTAATTGCATAGAATCTTATGAAT contains the following coding sequences:
- the LOC125986857 gene encoding ETS domain-containing transcription factor ERF, whose protein sequence is MKTPGEPGFAFPEWAYKPESSPGSRQIQLWHFILELLRKEEYHDVIAWQGDYGEFVIKDPDEVARLWGARKCKPQMNYDKLSRALRYYYNKRILHKTKGKRFTYKFNFNKLVLVNYPFIDMGSGRGVPQSAPPVPSGGTHFRFPPSTPSDVLSSSEELRSPGVFSNVARRMARGSVSDCSDGTSTNSELEEAVGAEERGAGPERAFRGLLPPRLPHESLFRLYGGGPNPAGLPRPHRVHPEPLSPFPVSPLPGPGGLLAPTLSPALSMTPTPHLPYTPSPSLPSPMMGSHFSFNPEDMKHYLQAHTQSVYNYHLSPRAFLHYPNIVIPQPHRPTPEKPAPHHLHAASLALSHSLGGQPGGSAGEEAFKFKLQPPPLGRKQREAGSSPAAASSSSAAGQSSLFTATPKIKVEPISDIESEEEVEVTDISEEDELNPEDDDIFAPVPNHQLNNQLKANGSPPTPYLQPPSHPDYNPGPDYDDEEEVFKTPATPPLSAGHSAFPLLSLKTEPAPAASDGTRCIPLKLRFKRRWSEDQKMEADGEREEAEDKKVRAEGREEVEEREGSVDNEGRRGLILGLMMPPPPTQRRASSELQRATAQLSLENASC